The following are from one region of the Nicotiana tabacum cultivar K326 chromosome 3, ASM71507v2, whole genome shotgun sequence genome:
- the LOC107813967 gene encoding DNA-damage-repair/toleration protein 111, giving the protein MLGGLYGDLPPPSSSGDDDKPSNSTTANVWSSSTKMAPPALRKTFAPTQTLLRPQPKPKPQPSLLAAPKPTPLDENTNPNPNPTLSATSSFQPALVAVTSSVLEEYDPARPNDYEEYRREKKRKQMEAEVRRELEERERREREREREEKEKREKERELNISGEEAWRRRAAMSGGGGVSGAPPPRSPSPPPGNEFSIGRSESGGLGLGAEGKMTAAQRMMAKMGWKEGQGLGKLEQGITTPLMAKKTDKRGGVIVASEAKQQQQQQQQPEKKVKSVNFNMPPTRVVLLKNMVGPGEVDDDLEGEVAEECTKFGTVTRVLIFEITEANFPHEEAVRIFVQFERAEQATKALIELEGRFFGGRIVHACFYDEERFSNNELAPMPGEIPGF; this is encoded by the exons ATGCTCGGCGGCTTGTATGGCGATCTCCCACCGCCGTCGTCCTCCGGCGATGACGACAAGCCCAGCAACAGCACCACCGCTAATGTATGGTCTAGCAGCACTAAGATGGCCCCACCAGCTCTCCGGAAAACCTTCGCCCCAACCCAAACCCTTCTCCGACCTCAGCCCAAACCCAAACCCCAGCCTTCATTATTAGCAGCTCCTAAACCCACCCCCCTCGACGAGAACACTAACCCTAACCCTAACCCCACCCTCTCCGCAACGTCGTCTTTCCAACCTGCCCTAGTGGCTGTTACAAGCTCCGTATTAGAAGAATACGACCCGGCCCGGCCCAACGATTACGAAGAGTATAGgagggagaagaagaggaagcaaatGGAGGCTGAGGTGAGGAGGGAATTAGAAGAGAGGGAGAggagggagagggagagggagagggaggagaaggagaagagagagaaagagagagaattgAACATTTCAGGGGAGGAGGCGTGGCGGCGGAGGGCGGCAATGAGTGGTGGTGGAGGAGTCAGTGGTGCTCCTCCGCCACGGTCGCCTTCGCCACCACCGGGGAATGAGTTTAGTATCGGGAGATCAGAGAGTGGGGGTTTGGGATTGGGAGCTGAGGGAAAAATGACAGCTGCACAAAGGATGATGGCTAAGATGGGGTGGAAGGAAGGTCAGGGACTTGGGAAGCTAGAACAGGGTATTACAACTCCATTGATGGCTAAAAAGACGGATAAGAGAGGTGGAGTTATAGTGGCTAGTGAAGcaaagcagcagcaacaacaacaacagcaacctgAAAAGAAGGTGAAGAGTGTGAATTTTAATATGCCTCCAACAAGGGTTGTACTGCTCAAGAATATG GTTGGTCCTGGCGAGGTTGATGATGACCTAGAAGGTGAGGTGGCTGAAGAGTGCACTAAATTTGGTACCGTAACTCGTGTCTTAATATTTGAGATAACAGAGGCAAATTTCCCTCACGAGGAAGCCGTTCGGATATTCGTTCAATTTGAGAGAGCAGAACAAGCAACTAAAGCCCTTATCGAACTTGAAGGTCGATTTTTTGGTGGTAGGATTGTTCATGCCTGCTTCTATGATGAGGAGAGGTTCAGCAATAATGAATTAGCTCCCATGCCAGGAGAAATTCCTGGCTTTTGA